The Trinickia caryophylli genomic sequence CACACGATGCGTCGCATGCATGCGGTCCGCGCAGCGGGACGTCGCACAGGTCTGCCGCGTCGATCGTCGTATCGCAGTCTCGAGGAGAGGCACTCATGGACAAACCGAAAGACATCCGCACCGACGTCGCCGCTGGCGCGACGCCGGAGGGTACGGGGCAGCCGAGCACGCGCAAGCTCGGTCTTCCGCTTCTGAGCGGCGTCGTCGTCGCATCGATGATCGGCGGCGGCGCATTCAATCTGCCGCAAAACATGGCGCAAGGCGCCGCGCTCGGCGCCGTGGTGATCGCGTGGGTCATCACGCTCGTCGGCATGTTCTTTCTGTCGAATACGTTTCGCACGCTCGCGGACAAGCGCCCCGACCTGAAAGCCGGCATCTATTCGTATGCGAGAGAAGGCTTCGGCCCCTTCGCCGGATTCGAAATGGCCTGGGGCTACTGGCTTTCGGCCGCATTCGGCAATGTGGCCTTCGCGATCCTGTTCATGCAGACGCTCGGCTATTTCTTTCCCGTCTTCAAGGGCGGCAGCAGCTGGCCTGCCATTACCGGCGCTTCGGCGCTGATATGGGTGATGAATTTCATCGTGCTGTCCGGCGTCAAGCGTGCAGCGATCCTCAACGTGATTGCGAGCGTGCTGAACATCAGTTCGATTCTCGTCGCCCTCGCCTCGATGTTCGTCGCCTTCAAGGCCGACATGTTTTCGTTCGACTTCTGGGGCCACGGGCAGCATCTCGGCAGCATCGTCGGGCAGGTCAAGAGCACCATGCTCGTCACGCTGTGGGTGTTCATCGGGATCGAGGGCGCCGTGGTGGTGTCCGATCGCGCGAGCAAGACCTCGCAGGTCGGCACGGCCACGTTCCTTGGACTCTCCGTATGCACCGTGCTCTATTTCCTGCTTTCGGCCCTGCCCTTCGGCGTCATGCATCAGAGCGAGCTGGCCGGCTTGTCGTCGCCCTCGGCGGCATACGTGCTGAAGGCCGCCGTGGGCGACTGGGGCGCGGTCTTCATCTCCGCCGCGCTGTTGATGTCGCTGCTGAGCTGCTGGCTCGCATGGACGATTCTGGTGGCCGAGCTGCCGTACGAAGGCGCGAAAGACGGCGTCTTCCCGAAGTTCCTCGCGCGCGAGAACCGCTTTCACGCGGCGGCCCCATCGCTCTGGGTGTCGAGTTCGATGATGCAGGCCGCTGTGTTCGTCGTGCTTTTCGCCCATGACGCATGGAACTGGCTCATCTCGATCACCGGGGTGATGATCCTGCCGCCTTATCTCTCGAGCGCCGCCTTTCTCTGGCTTTACGCGACGCAGTCGACCTATCGGTCATCGAAGGGCGAGACGGCGCGCGAATCGCTGCTGACCGGTGTGCTCGCGACGGTGTACTCGCTGTGGCTGCTCTACGCCGCCGGCCCGCAGTTCCTGCTCATGTCGACGGTCCTCTTCGCCCTCGGCATCCCCGTTTTCTGGTGGGCGCGCCGCGAGCACGCACCGGGTGAGCCGATCTTCGGCGGGCGCGAGACGACGGCGGCGGTCGCGCTCGTGGGCATTGCCATCGTCGCCGTCGCGCTCTTCGCGCTCGGCATCGTGAAGATCGGCTGAGCGACAACGCTGGCCGCCTTCCGTCCCCGGCGGGCGGCCGCTTTTTCCGGAAAGAGGACACGCGGATGCCTTACGAGCAGATGTTCGGCTTTCTCGTCTGCGCGGCGATGCCGACGCCCGCGACGCTGAGCTCCGCGCGGCTCGATCGGATCGTCGGCGAACTTGCGCGGCTGGGTTACGCGACGACGCGCACCGCCACGCCCGAATACGCGATGAGCGCCGTGCGCAGCGATGCGTCGATCGGCTGCGTGCTGATCGAATGGTCGAGCGCGGAGACCGAAGCCGACGTCGAGTCCTTCGTTCGCTTCGTACGCGAGCGCGGGCTGGAGATGCCCGTCTTCGTCATCGTCGAGCGGCACCTGCTCCAGGAGGTGCCGGTCTCGGTACTCGGCCTCGTGACGGGGTATGTATTCATCGAGGAAGACACGCCCGAGTTCGTCGCGCGCAATCTGGCCTCGCACCTGCGCGACTACGCCGAATCGCTGAAGACGCCGTTTTTCGGCGCGATGGTCGACTACGCCGACGAGGCCAACCAGATGTGGACCTGCCCCGGACACAACGGTGGCGTGTTCTATCAGAAGAGCCCGGTCGGCCGTGCGTTCGTCAAGCATCTCGGCGAAGCCGTCTTTCGCAACGATCTCGATAATTCGGTGACGGAGCTCGGCGATCTGCTCGTGCACGAGGGCCCCGCGCTTGCGGCTCAAAAGGCGGCGGCGCGCATCTTCGGCGCGGAGCGCACCTACTTCGTACTGAACGGCACCTCGACGTCGAACAAGATCGTGCTCTCGGCGTTGATCGCACCGGGCGATCTCGTGCTTTTCGATCGCAATAATCACAAGGCCGCCCACCATGGCGCGCTGCTGCTCGGCGGCGGCATTCCGGTCTACCTGCCCGCCTCGCGCAACGCCCAGGGCCTCATCGGGCCCATCGATGCCGACGCCCTCGACGAGACGCGCATTCGCGAAAGTATCCGGCGCCATCCGCTCGTGGCGGACCCGGAGGCGTGGCGCCGCGCGCGGCCGTTTCGGGCCGCCGTGATCGAGCAGTGCACCTACGACGGCACGATCTATAGCGCGGAGCAGATTGTCGAAAAGCTCGGCCCGCTTTGCGAATACATCGTGTTCGACGAGGCCTGGGCCGGCTTCATGAAGTTTCATCCGCTCTTCAAGGGCCGCTACGCGATGGGCGTGACGAACCTCGGGCCCGACGCGCCGGGGATCATCGCGACGCAATCGACACACAAGCAGCTCGCCGGCTTCTCGCAGGCCTCGCAGATCCACGTCAAGGATTCGCATCTCGAAGGGCAGAAGCGTCGCGTCGGACATCGGCGCTTCAACGAGATGTTCATGCAGCATTCGTCGACCTCGCCGTTCTATCCGCTCTTCGCATCGCTCGACGTGGGCGCTCAGATGATGAAGGGCCGCTCGGGCGAAGTCCTCTGGGACGACACGATCAAGCTCGGTATCGAGCTGCGCAAGAAGCTGCGCGCGCTGCGCCACGAGTTCGAGGCGTCGGCCCGCGATGCCCGCGAACGATGGTTCTTCGAGCCGTTCGTGCCCGATCTCGTCGAGGTGCGCGGGCGCAGCGAGCGCTGGGAGGACGTGCCGACCGAGCTGCTCGCATCCGACGCGCACTATTGGGCGCTCGAGCCGAACGGCGCCTGGCACGGCTTCGCTCATCTCGCGCCCGGCTATGCGATGACGGACCCGAACAAGCTCACGCTGCTCACGCCGGGCTTCGACCGGGCCACCGGCGAGTACGCGGACCACGGCATTCCAGCCTCGGTGCTTGCGCAGTATCTTCACGAGCGCCGCATCGTGCCCGAGAAGAACGACCTCAACAGCATCCTCTTTTTGCTGACGCCGGGGCTCGAATCGAGCAAGGCGGGCACGCTGCTGTCGGCGCTGGTGGGCTTCAAGCGGCTGCACGATGCGAATGCGCCGCTGGACGAGGCGATGCCCGAGTTCGTCGCAGCCCATCGGGCGCGCTATGCGGGCATCGGCCTGCGCGACCTGTGCGCGCAGATGCATCGTTTCTATCGCGAGCACGACGTGAGCCGCCTGCAGCGCGACCAATTCCGCGCGTCACATTTTCCACAGCCGGCCATGACGCCGCAGGCGGCGATGCACGCGCTCGTGCGCAACGAGGTGGAATTGCTGCCGGTCGAGGAGATCCGCGGGCGCATTGCCGCGACGCTCGCGCTCGTCTATCCGCCCGGCATCGGCGTGGTCGTGCCCGGCGAGCGCTACGACGAGCGCGCGCAGCCGATGCTCGACTACTTCCGCATGTTCGAGGAGGCCGGCAATCTGTTTCCCGGCTTCGAGAACGAGATTCAAGGGATTTACCGCAAGACGGGCGATGACGGGCGCGTGCGCCTTCACACCTACGTCGTCATTGAATGACCATCATTCCGAGGAAGCGACCATGACATTGGGAGTTCATTCCGAAGCCGGCAAGCTGCGCACCGTGATGGTGTGCCGGCCCGGTTTAGCGCACCGGCGCCTGACGCCGGCCAACTGCGACAGCCTGTTGTTCGACGACGTGATCTGGGTCGATCGTGCGATCGAAGACCACGAGACGTTCGTCCGCCTGATGCGCGAGCGCGGCGTCGAAGTACTCGAGTTCCATCATCTGCTCGCGCAGACACTGCTCGATCGAAGCGCGCGCGACTGGCTGCTGGACCGGCGCATCGTCGAGGAGGAAGTCGGCACGGGCATGCTGCGCGAACTGCGCGTGTGGCTCGAGGAGCTGCCGGCGCAGCAACTGGCGGACATGCTGATCGGCGGCATCGCCAAGGCGGAGGTGCCGTTCGATGCCAAGGGGCTTTTCGGCGGCTACCTCGAACGCTCGGAGTTCGTCATTCCCCCGCTCGCCAATCTGATTTTCCAGCGCGATCCGAGCGCATGGGTCTATGGCGGCGTGACGCTCAATCCGATGTACTGGCCCGCGCGACGCAAGGAGACGCTGCTGCTTACGGCCGTCTATCGCTTTCACCCGCGTTTTGCCGGCCAAGTGCGCGTTTGGTGGGGCGACCCCGACATCGATCATGGCGCCCAGACGCTCGAAGGCGGCGACGTGATGGCGATCGGCAATGGGGTCGTGCTGATCGGCATGGGCGAGCGGTCGAGCCCGCAAGCCGTGACGCAAGTGGCACGGCGTCTCTTCGCCGCTAACGCGGCCAGGCGCGTGATTGCCTGCCAGTTGCCGAAGGCGCGTGCCTCGATGCACCTCGATACGGTGTTCTCGTTCATCGATGTGGACTTCGTCAGCATTTATCCCGACGTGGCCGACGGCATTTTATGCACGAGCCTCTATCCGGGCGACGAACAGGGCCGCATCCGCTACGAACGCCATACGCAGGCGTTTCTCGACGTGATCGCGCAGGCGCTCGGCGTAGGCTCGCTGCGCGTGCTGACGACGGGCGGGGACGCCTACGAAATCGAACGGGAACAATGGGACGACGGCAACAACGTGTTGGCGCTCGATCGCCGCGTGGTGCTCGCGTACGACCGCAACGTCTATACGAACCGCAAGATGCGCCAGGCGGGCGTGGAGGTGATCGAGGTCCCGGGCGGCGAGCTCGGCCGCGGACGTGGAGGCAGCCATTGCCTCACCTGCCCGGTCGCACGCGACCCCATCGAGTTATGAGCCGCATGGCGTCATCCATCGCGGACACCGAAATTGACGGCATGGAAATGCCAAAGGCCAAATGATGTTTAACGTACACAATCGCAGCTATCTTTCGCTGATCGAATACACGCCGCGCCAGATTCATTACCTGCTCGATCTTTCGCGCGATCTGAAGCGCGCGAAGTACGCGGGCACCGAAACGGCGCGCCTGAAGGGCAAGAACATCGCGCTTATTTTCGAAAAAACTTCGACGCGCACGCGTTGCGCCTTCGAGGTGGCGGCGCACGATCAGGGCGCACACGTCACTTATATCGACCCTACCGGCTCGCAGATCGGCCACAAGGAATCGATGAAGGATACGGCGCGTGTGCTTGGCCGCATGTACGACGCGATCGAGTACCGCGGCTTCGGCCAGGAGATCGTCGAGGAATTGGCCAAATACGCGGGCGTCCCCGTCTACAACGGGCTGACCGACGAATTCCATCCGACGCAAATGCTCGCCGACGTCATGACGATGCGCGAGTTCAGCGACAAGCCCGTGCACGAGATCGCCTATTGCTATATCGGCGATGCGCGCAACAACACCGGCAATTCGCTGATGATCATCGGCGCGAAACTCGGCATGGACGTGCGGCTGTGCGCGCCGCGCCATCTGTGGCCGCACGACGAACTCGTCGAGCAGTGCCGCTCGATCGCCGCGACGACGGGCGCACGGCTCACGCTGACCGACGATCCGTCCGCGGCCGTGCGCGGAGCCGACTTCGTATATACGGACGTGTGGGTATCGATGGGCGAGCCGTTCGAGAAATGGGGCGAGCGGATCAAGGAGCTTTTGCCGTATCAGGTGAATGCGGCGCTGATGGCGCAAAGCGGCAACCCGCGCGTGAAGTTCATGCATTGCCTGCCCGCGTTTCACGACGCCCAGACGCATGTCGGCCAGCAGATCGCCGATCAGTACGGCCTCGCCGATGGCGTGGAAGTGACCGACGAGGTGTTCGAATCGGACGCGTCGATCGTCTTCGAGCAGGCCGAAAACCGGCTGCACACGATCAAGGCGATCCTCGTGGCCACGCTTGCGCTCTGAGGCGCGGCGCGGGGTGCCCTGGCCGTTCGAAGCGAAACCGATGGATCGACTCAACAACTCAACAGGAGCCGGAACGATGCGTATCGTCGTCGCGTTGGGAGGTAATGCGCTCTTGCGGCGCGGTGAGCCCGTGAGCGCGCAAGCGCAGTATCGCAACATCCGCATGGCCGCGGCGCAATTGGCCGCGGTGGCGGCCGAGCACGATCTCGTGATCGTACACGGCAATGGGCCGCAGGTCGGCTTGCTGGCGGTGCAGTCCGGCAGCGCGGGCGCCGCCGCGTTTCCGCTCGACGTGCTCGATGCCGAGACGGAAGGCATGATCGGCTATCAGCTCGAGCTCGAGCTGCGCAATCTCCTGCCGCCCGAGCGTGCCTGCGCGACGGTGGTGACGATGGTCGAGGTGGAGCGCGACGATCCGGCCTTCGCGCATCCCGACAAGCCGATCGGCGCGATGCTCGACGATGCGCGCGCGATCGACGCGGCACGCGCGAAAGGTTGGTCCGTCGCGCGCGACGGCAAAGGCTTTCGCCGCGTGGTGGCGAGCCCGCAGCCCAGACGCTTCGTGGAGCTGCAGCCGGTGCGATGGTTGATCGACAAGCACGCGATCGTCATTTGCGCCGGAGGAGGCGGCATTCCGGTGGTGGCCGATGCCGAAGGGCGGCGGCACGGCGTGGAGGCTGTCATCGACAAGGACCGCAGCGCGGCCGTACTGGCCGAGGCGCTGGAGGCCGACCTGTTCGTCATCGCGACCGACGTGGACGGTGTCTATCTCGACTGGGGGACCGAGCGTGCGCGGCGCGTCGGGCGCGTGACGCCGGGCGAAATCGCGGCCACGGCATTCGCCGCGGGGTCGATGGGCCCGAAGGTCGAGGCGGCTTGCGCCTTCGCTGCACATACACGGCGGCGCGCGACGATCGGGGCATTGGCGCAGATCGATGCGCTCGTGGCCGGCGCCGCCGGCACGCATATTGTGCCCTGAGCGTGCCCTGAGCGCGCCCTGAGCGCGCCCTGAGCGCGCCCTGAGCGCGCCCTGAGCGCGCCCGTGCTCATGCGAGTGCGCGGGGCTCAGCAGCGGGCGTGGCCCGCTTCGTGCAGCCGGCGCAGATCGAGAATGCGCACTTCCTTGCCGTTGACCTCGATGAGGCCGTCCTTCTGGAAGCGCGATAGCGTGCGGCTGACCGTTTCGAGCTTGATGCCGAGGAAGCTGCCCGTCTCCTCGCGCGTCATGCGCAGCACGAACTGCGTGGGCGAGTAGGCGCGCTGCTGCCAGCGCCGCGAAAGATCGAGCAGGAAGCTCGCGACGCGCTCGTCGGCGGTCATGGTGCCGAGCAGCATCATGAGGCTGCTTTCGCGCACGACTTCCGCCGACAAGAGGCGGTAGACATGATGAAGCACGGCTTTCACTTCGCGGCTCAGCAGCTCGAGCAGCTCGAACGGCATGACGCACACGCTGCTGTCTTCCAGCGCGATGGCGTCGCTCGCATAGTGGCCGTTGGAGATGCCGTCGAGGCCGAGCGGCTCGCCGGCCAGATAGAAGCCCGTCACCTGTTCGCGGCCGTCGGAGAGCAGCGTGAGCTTCTTGAACGAACCCGTCCGTACCGCATAGATGTTCTTGAACGTATCGCCGACCCGGTAAAGCGCTTCGCCTTTCTTGACATGCCGGTGGCCGAGCACGAGCTCGTCCATTTCCTTGGTGCAGGCGAGCTCGCCAGGGTTCATGGCACAGAACTGGCGCATCGCGCAGCTCTTGCACGATTCGCTGTTCGTCATCGCCGGCAATGCCCGTGCCATGACGCGCGAGGCCGGTACATGATGCCCGTAAGTCCCTGCAAGGCGCTCGCTCGCAACTAGCATGTCATTCTCCTTATCAAACTTCGATGTGGTATCCGTCCGCGCCGCCTGTCGCACGGTGAACCCGTCACGAACCCGTAGCGAATCCGGACCGGGCGCGGGCGCTTCGTTCGCTCGTTCCCCGAATCCATCGCCGACGAGTGTCCCTAAAACGGCCGGTCAAGAAAATCGGCGGCAGACGAGACGCGTGTCGGCGCTTGTACCAGCCTGTCAGTCGATTCCTACACGGCCTGCCACCGGGCAGGCGCCGGGTGCGACAACGGCTGGTGCGACAAGCTTCTCTCGTGCGCACGCCGTTGTCATCAAAAGAGCCGCGGCGAACCGTCGCACAGCAGGGGCCTGTGCGCACCCGATGCGGCGCATGGGTGCGGCGCTTTCCAGGCCTGGTGCGGCTTTCGTTCTCGCATGCGGCAAATCGGCACTGTCCATGACCTGGATCAAGGAACGGTATCTCACGCCTTGATCTAATAGCGCCGTTTTGGCGACCGCAACGATGGGGCCGAAGCGCCTGATACGTCGAAGAATGGGCACAGGCCTTGCGCACGGGGGCGAGGCAAGTGTGGGGCGAACGGTTCGGCGCGCGGATTTTTGGCCTCTTTGCGTGTCATTGACTAGAATCGTCGGCACAGCCACAAAAAGTAGCATTGCCGTTCCGGTTCCAGCGCGCTTTCGCGGTGCGCTGCGTATCGACTCGTCACCGGAGACGATGACTGATGCTGAGAAGAACTGCTGCAATTGCCTTGTCGTGCCTCGTCTGGATGGGCGCGGCCAAGGCTCAGGACGCCACCGCCGAACGCGCTCCAGACACGATGGAGGCTCGCGTTCAAGGTTGCGCCGCCTGCCATGGCGCGCATGGCGAAGGCACGAATAACGATTATTTCCCACGCCTGTCCGGTAAGCCGGCGGGTTACCTGTACAACCAGCTCGTGGCTTTTCGCGACGGTCAGCGGCAATACCCGCCGATGAACTACCTGCTCGCGTACCTGCCCGACGCCTATTTGCACAAGATCGCCGAATACTTCGCTGCTCAGCGGCCGCCCTACCCGCCTCCGGCCACGCCCACCGTCTCGCAGGCCCTGCTGAGCCGCGGCGAGCAGATCGCGAAGTCGGGCGATCCGGCGAACAAGGTGCCGGCCTGCGCGGCCTGCCATGGCGCCGCGCTGACAGGCATGGAGCCGGCGATCCCGGGCCTCCTGGGCCTGCACGCCGAGTACGTCAGCGCTCAGCTCGGTGCGTGGCGCTACGGCACGCGCAAGTCGATCGCACCCGATTGCATGCATGAGGTCGCATCGCGCCTGTCGAACGACGACATCACGGCGGTGGCCGCATGGCTTGCGGCTTCGCGGGGCGCGGCGAGTGCCGCGCCCGTCGCCAAGGGAAGTCTGAAGATGCCGCTCGCCTGCGGCAGCGAACCGCAATGACGGAGTATCCGGTGTCAGCATTGTCTCTCCTTCCCCGCAGGCTCGGCCGCGCGTGCGCGGGCCTCGCGCTTGCCGTATCGAGCACGCTCGCGCTCGCGCAGGGCCCGAGCCCGTCGGCTGCCGACGTCGTCAAGCGCGGCGAGTACCTCGCGCGCGCCGGCGATTGCGTGGCGTGCCATACCAAGCCGGGCGAGAAGCTTTTCGCCGGCGGGCGCGCGATGCCCACGCCGTTCGGCACGCTTTACTCGCCCAATATCACGCCCGACAAGGAAACGGGCATCGGCCAATGGAGCGCCGACGAGTTCTACGCGATGATGCACACGGGCCGTTCGCGCGATGGCTCGCTGCTCTACCCGGCCATGCCGTTCGGCGCGTACACGAAGGTGACGCGTGCGGATTCGGACGCGATCTTCGCGTATCTGAAGTCCGTGCCGGCCGTGCGCGAACCGAATCGCCCGCATGAACTGCGCTTCCCATACAACAATCGGCAACTGCTGATTGGCTGGCGCACGCTCTATTTCCGCGAGGGCGAATATCAGCCCGATCCGACGCGCTCGGTGGAATGGAATCGCGGCGCCTATCTCGTCGAAGGGCTGGGCCACTGCTCGATGTGCCATACGGCGATCAACGCGCTCGGCGGCAGCTCGGAATCGAAGGCGTTCGAGGGCGGACTCATTCCGATGCAGGACTGGTACGCACCCTCGCTCACGTCGAACAAGGAGGCCGGGCTCGGCGACTGGAGCATCACCGATATCGCGGACCTGCTGCAAAAGGGGGTGTCGCGGCGCGGCGCCGTGTACGGGCCCATGGCCGAAGTGGTCTACAACAGCCTGCAGTACCTGTCGGACGACGACGTGCGGGCGATGGCCGTCTATCTGAAGGCACTGCCGCAGCACGGTGGCGAGAACGGCGGCGGGAAGTCGTCGCTCTCGCGCGAAGAGCGCGGGCTGCTTTTCTCGCTCGGCGACAAGATCTATCAATCGCAATGCGCAAGCTGTCACGGCAAATCGGGCGAAGGCAAGCTGCCCGACTTCCCGCCGCTCGCGAACAATCAGTCGATCCAGATGACTTCGGCGGTCAACCCGATCCGGATGGTGCTCAACGGAGGCTATGCGCCGGGCACGTTCCGCAATCCGATGCCGTATGGCATGCCGCCGTTCGCGCAATCGCTGAGCGACGAGGAAGTCGCCGCCGTCGTGACCTATATCCGCACCGCCTGGGGCAATCGCGGCACGGCCGTATCGGCGAAAGAGGCCAATGCCCTGCGCTCGGCCCCGTTGTACTGATTCGAGGATGCCATGAACACAAGCAACGACGCCCGCCGCCCGGCCGATCCCGGCGACGAACATCGGGTCGGCGAGATTGTCCGCTCGGGACCGAAAGGCGCGCTGGCCGTGGCCGGCATCGCCACGGCGATCGTGGTCGCCCTGTGGTTCGCCTTCTATTTCCTGGTCTTTTTGCCTCGCGGCGTCATCTACTGATCGAACGTCATGTCGAACATTCCACACACCGGCGAGCCTGACGGCGAGGACGTCGCGGCGCGCGTCGAGCGCAAATGGGCCATCGTCTCGGTCGGCATCATCCTCGTGCTCGTCGCGATGGTCGTCTATACGGGCCTGCATTGGGCCATGATGCCGCCCTCGCGCGTCGAGCTCGTCGATCCGACCACGCTGCACGTGTCGGGCGAATTCATCGAGAGCAATCTCGGCAGCGCACGCGAAGCCGACGGCTCGGTGACGGTGCGCGTCGTCGCGCAGCAATATTCGTTCACGCCGCAGTGCATTCTCGTGCCGGCCAACACGCCGGTCACGTTTCGCGCGACCAGCGCCGATGTCGTGCACGGCTTCCTGATCGCCGACACCAACATCAACTCGATGGTCGAGCCCGGCTACGTATCGACCTTCAAGACGCGCTTCAACAAACCCGCGGAACATCTGATGCCGTGTCACGAGTACTGCGGCACGGGCCATGAAGGCATGTGGGCCAACGTGAAAGTCATCGATCCTGCCGAATTCGACAAGCTCGCGGCAACTGCCCGGAGGCTCAGCTGTGTTAAATAACCGACGACTCGTGCTCGCGCATTTCTGGTTCGCGTTCGCGACCTTCGGCGTTGCCCTTTTGCTCGGCGCATGGCAGATGTATGTGCGCAGCCCGTTGCACGCGTGGCTTCGTCAGCCCGAGCTCTACTATCGCTCCGTCACGGCGCACGGCTCCGTGATGGGTTACGTCCTGCCCACGCTCGTGGCGATGGGCTTCGGCTACGCCATCACCGAGCTTTCGCTCGAGCAGCGGCTCGTGGGCAAGCGCTGGGCGTGGGCCGGCTGGTGGCTGGTGGTGGTCGGCTCGCTGATGGCGATGGTGCCCGTCTCGCTCGGCCAGGCTTCGGTGCTCTACACGTTCTATCCGCCGATGATCGGCAGCCCGTTCTACTACCTTGGGGTCGTGCTCGTCGTCGTCGGTTCGTGGATCTGGGTCGCGCTGATGTCGATCAATCTGCGCGTCTGGAAGCGTGCGAATCCGGGCAAGCCGGTGCCGCTGCCGATGTTCGCGAACGTTGCGGGCTCGTACCTGTGGGGATGGACCGCGGTGGGCGCGGCGCTCGAAATTCTCTTCCAGATTCTGCCCGTGGCGCTCGGGCTGAAGACGACGATCGATTCGGGTCTTGCGCGCGTGTTTTTTTCGTGGACGTTGCACGCGATCGTCTACTTCTGGCTGATGCCGGCCTATATCGCCTACTACACGCTCGTGCCGCGCGCGGTCGGCGGGCGGCTCTACAGCGACGGCATGGCGCGCATCTCGTTCATTCTGTTCCTCGTCGTGGCCATGCCGATCGGCATTCACCACTTGTTCGCCGATCCGCAGGTGGGCTCCGGCTTCAAGTTCCTGCAGTCGGTGTTTACGGCGCTCGTTTCGGTGCCTACGCTCCTGACCATCTTTACGATCTGCGCGTCGGTCGAGATCGCGGGCCGCCTGCGCGGGGGGCGCGGTGCGTTCGGCTGGCTGCGTGCGCTGCCGTGGCACGAGCCGATGATGCTGGCCGTGGCGTTCTCGTTCGTGATGCTCGGCTTCGGCGGTGCGGGCGGGCTCATCAACATGAGCTATCAACTCGACTCCACGGTGCACAACACGCAATGGATCACGGGGCACTTCCACCTCATCTTCGGCGGCGCGATCGTCATCATGTATTTCGCGATCGCGTATGAGCTGTGGCCGCAACTGACGGGCCGCGTGCTCGGGAGCCTCACGATGATCAAGTGGCAGCTCTGGCTGTGGTTCATCGGCATGATCGTGACGACGTTCCCCTGGCATTACGCCGGTATTCTCGGCATGCCGCGGCGGATGGCGTATTTCGATTACAGCAATCCGGCGATCGCGCCCGAAGCCTTGACGGTGACGATGTCGTTGATCGGCGCGCTGATTCTCGTGGCGTCGGGTGTGCTCTTCCTGCTCGTGCTGCTGCGAGGCCATCGCGGCGAGCGTGCGACGCCGGCCAAGTTCGAGTTCGCACAGGCGGTGCACCCGCCCACC encodes the following:
- a CDS encoding cupredoxin domain-containing protein translates to MSNIPHTGEPDGEDVAARVERKWAIVSVGIILVLVAMVVYTGLHWAMMPPSRVELVDPTTLHVSGEFIESNLGSAREADGSVTVRVVAQQYSFTPQCILVPANTPVTFRATSADVVHGFLIADTNINSMVEPGYVSTFKTRFNKPAEHLMPCHEYCGTGHEGMWANVKVIDPAEFDKLAATARRLSCVK
- a CDS encoding c-type cytochrome; this encodes MTEYPVSALSLLPRRLGRACAGLALAVSSTLALAQGPSPSAADVVKRGEYLARAGDCVACHTKPGEKLFAGGRAMPTPFGTLYSPNITPDKETGIGQWSADEFYAMMHTGRSRDGSLLYPAMPFGAYTKVTRADSDAIFAYLKSVPAVREPNRPHELRFPYNNRQLLIGWRTLYFREGEYQPDPTRSVEWNRGAYLVEGLGHCSMCHTAINALGGSSESKAFEGGLIPMQDWYAPSLTSNKEAGLGDWSITDIADLLQKGVSRRGAVYGPMAEVVYNSLQYLSDDDVRAMAVYLKALPQHGGENGGGKSSLSREERGLLFSLGDKIYQSQCASCHGKSGEGKLPDFPPLANNQSIQMTSAVNPIRMVLNGGYAPGTFRNPMPYGMPPFAQSLSDEEVAAVVTYIRTAWGNRGTAVSAKEANALRSAPLY
- a CDS encoding cytochrome c oxidase subunit 2A gives rise to the protein MNTSNDARRPADPGDEHRVGEIVRSGPKGALAVAGIATAIVVALWFAFYFLVFLPRGVIY
- a CDS encoding c-type cytochrome, with the translated sequence MGAAKAQDATAERAPDTMEARVQGCAACHGAHGEGTNNDYFPRLSGKPAGYLYNQLVAFRDGQRQYPPMNYLLAYLPDAYLHKIAEYFAAQRPPYPPPATPTVSQALLSRGEQIAKSGDPANKVPACAACHGAALTGMEPAIPGLLGLHAEYVSAQLGAWRYGTRKSIAPDCMHEVASRLSNDDITAVAAWLAASRGAASAAPVAKGSLKMPLACGSEPQ
- a CDS encoding b(o/a)3-type cytochrome-c oxidase subunit 1; protein product: MLNNRRLVLAHFWFAFATFGVALLLGAWQMYVRSPLHAWLRQPELYYRSVTAHGSVMGYVLPTLVAMGFGYAITELSLEQRLVGKRWAWAGWWLVVVGSLMAMVPVSLGQASVLYTFYPPMIGSPFYYLGVVLVVVGSWIWVALMSINLRVWKRANPGKPVPLPMFANVAGSYLWGWTAVGAALEILFQILPVALGLKTTIDSGLARVFFSWTLHAIVYFWLMPAYIAYYTLVPRAVGGRLYSDGMARISFILFLVVAMPIGIHHLFADPQVGSGFKFLQSVFTALVSVPTLLTIFTICASVEIAGRLRGGRGAFGWLRALPWHEPMMLAVAFSFVMLGFGGAGGLINMSYQLDSTVHNTQWITGHFHLIFGGAIVIMYFAIAYELWPQLTGRVLGSLTMIKWQLWLWFIGMIVTTFPWHYAGILGMPRRMAYFDYSNPAIAPEALTVTMSLIGALILVASGVLFLLVLLRGHRGERATPAKFEFAQAVHPPTSLPLALNSFGLWIALMIGLTVVNYGYPIAQLLVLKETSVPAVWMGGQR